A single region of the Gossypium arboreum isolate Shixiya-1 chromosome 12, ASM2569848v2, whole genome shotgun sequence genome encodes:
- the LOC108479002 gene encoding metalloendoproteinase 2-MMP-like produces MNGTTFMNSGKSSSFHTTVHFHMTGHYSFFPSTPRWPANMRDLTYGFLPENELTDEIKVVFTSAFQKWSAVTPLTFSEMDSFLTADVKISFYSGDHRDEEPFDGVLGILAHAFSPPSRRFHLDADENWIVSGDVMRSAVLSAVDLKTVAIHEIGHLLGLGHSSVEDAIMYPTITSRTRKVELANDDIERI; encoded by the coding sequence ATGAATGGGACGACTTTCATGAACTCTGGTAAATCGTCATCTTTTCACACCACCGTACACTTCCATATGACGGGTCATTACAGTTTCTTCCCCAGTACGCCACGTTGGCCTGCCAACATGAGGGACTTAACGTACGGTTTCTTACCTGAAAATGAGTTAACAGACGAGATAAAGGTCGTCTTCACAAGCGCCTTCCAGAAATGGTCCGCTGTTACGCCGCTGACCTTCTCGGAAATGGATTCATTCCTCACTGCGGACGTCAAAATCAGTTTTTACAGCGGAGACCACAGAGACGAAGAGCCATTTGACGGGGTTTTAGGAATTTTGGCTCACGCGTTTTCTCCTCCCAGCAGGAGGTTCCATTTGGATGCGGATGAAAATTGGATCGTTTCGGGCGACGTCATGAGGTCAGCTGTGCTGTCGGCAGTAGATTTGAAGACCGTGGCTATCCACGAGATAGGGCATTTGTTAGGGCTGGGGCATTCGTCGGTGGAAGATGCGATTATGTATCCGACAATCACTTCGAGAACAAGGAAAGTGGAGCTAGCAAATGATGATATAGAAAGAATTTAA